A genomic segment from Desulfovibrio sp. encodes:
- a CDS encoding diguanylate cyclase, protein MVKDKRSLDETLARSVMYHHTLHILLHCTDALLESSLRRASAHPGFTHTITTACESTCGQDATALPNPAEADIVLLDGAALAQLPAMRKAAKSGALFILVDDGAGEPTAELLSLLDHIWPVSASASRYDFHVALLLDAVRQHREHELTIQHFETIINLTSDLVWVKDAKGSHIKVNEAFCRLVGKSRQLVEGRGHYFIWDLEPEEYAQGEFVCLETDQIVMNSGEPGVFDEVVKAPQGMRQFKTRKAPLFNADGSIMGTVGIAHDVTDLANMTAELDLVLQSIPYAVMILDSNKHIVNFNDRFKKLFGIGPTDYIAGESRDVLRQRAVERLGFSRNGRHVVMRSAVDGHEKYIDMYENDIFDIFENVIGMICIYRDVTRQRQIERRLKQRANTDDLTGLFNRHYFFKNIPATLAAGAGLAYIDLDNFKHVNDKFGHHAGDKALILAAQILRKHLRGAVIARLGGDEFAAFFPESCSKALLRNCADELLVAMGEAFDTHEAFAGLSASIGITLAEQPGLARDDLVRQGDVAMYEAKRLGKRRYCVYSASLE, encoded by the coding sequence ATGGTGAAGGATAAACGTTCCCTAGATGAAACACTCGCGAGGTCAGTCATGTATCACCACACGTTGCACATTTTGCTGCACTGTACTGATGCATTGCTTGAGTCCTCATTGCGTCGCGCCAGCGCACATCCCGGCTTTACCCACACCATAACCACCGCCTGCGAATCCACATGCGGGCAGGACGCGACGGCCTTGCCCAACCCGGCTGAGGCCGACATCGTGCTGCTTGATGGGGCAGCTCTTGCACAGTTGCCTGCCATGCGCAAAGCCGCAAAAAGCGGAGCGCTGTTTATTCTTGTGGATGACGGGGCAGGGGAGCCGACAGCAGAACTGCTGTCTCTGCTTGATCATATCTGGCCTGTATCAGCCAGCGCCAGCCGTTACGACTTCCACGTGGCGCTACTGCTCGATGCAGTGCGGCAGCACAGAGAGCACGAACTCACCATCCAGCACTTTGAAACGATCATAAACCTTACCAGCGACCTTGTATGGGTCAAGGACGCCAAGGGTTCACATATCAAGGTGAACGAGGCTTTTTGCCGACTTGTGGGAAAAAGCCGTCAGCTTGTGGAGGGGCGCGGCCACTATTTTATCTGGGATCTTGAGCCGGAAGAATACGCGCAGGGCGAGTTTGTCTGTCTTGAAACAGACCAGATTGTCATGAATTCTGGCGAGCCGGGCGTGTTTGACGAGGTGGTCAAGGCCCCGCAGGGAATGCGCCAGTTCAAAACCCGCAAGGCGCCGCTCTTCAATGCAGACGGCAGCATCATGGGAACCGTGGGCATTGCCCATGATGTGACAGACCTTGCAAACATGACGGCAGAGCTTGATCTTGTGCTGCAAAGCATTCCGTATGCGGTCATGATTCTTGACTCAAACAAACATATCGTCAATTTCAACGATCGGTTCAAAAAACTCTTTGGCATTGGCCCCACAGACTACATCGCTGGTGAGTCGCGCGATGTTCTGCGTCAGCGCGCTGTGGAACGCCTGGGTTTTTCCCGCAACGGCAGGCATGTGGTCATGCGCTCTGCCGTAGACGGTCACGAAAAGTACATTGATATGTACGAAAACGATATTTTTGATATTTTTGAAAATGTTATAGGCATGATCTGCATTTACCGTGATGTGACCCGACAGCGGCAGATTGAGCGACGCCTGAAGCAGCGTGCCAACACGGACGACCTCACGGGGCTTTTCAACCGCCACTATTTTTTCAAGAACATTCCGGCCACTCTGGCTGCTGGCGCGGGGCTGGCCTATATTGATCTGGATAACTTCAAGCATGTTAACGATAAATTTGGCCACCATGCTGGCGACAAGGCCCTGATCCTTGCGGCCCAGATATTGCGGAAACACCTGCGCGGCGCGGTGATCGCGCGCCTGGGCGGCGATGAATTTGCGGCCTTTTTTCCCGAGTCGTGCTCCAAGGCTCTTTTGCGCAACTGCGCCGATGAACTTCTGGTCGCCATGGGCGAAGCATTTGACACCCACGAGGCCTTTGCCGGACTTTCGGCCAGTATTGGCATCACGCTGGCAGAGCAGCCGGGCCTAGCGCGCGATGACCTTGTGCGACAAGGTGATGTGGCCATGTATGAGGCAAAACGTCTTGGTAAAAGGCGCTACTGTGTATATTCCGCAAGTCTTGAATAA
- a CDS encoding efflux RND transporter permease subunit yields the protein MNRDRENAEASVPAANNGPQGEVNAPNLGAGGKPSVTNRLRALREAGRKHRFGPQVLPASLSAPFIRRPVATTLLTLALALAGIVAFGLLPVAPLPQVDFPVVVVRAKLPGAGPETMAATVATPLERSLGRIAGVSEMTSTSSLSSTEVVLQFDLDRNIDGAARDVQSSINAARSNLPTMPSNPTYRKVNPAGAPIMILAITSDVLTRTQLYDAASTVLAQKISQLPGVGEVIVGGGALPAVRVDVIPDALNRAGLTMSDVRTALAAANAFMPKGQVDNGGQYWLIGASDQLRKADDYRSLIVARRADKVIRLSDVAEIIDGPEDVRAMAVSDGKPAVLLIVFRSPGANIIETVDQVKEMLPQLRSWLPESADLGQRLDRSLTIRASLREVEKSLALSMALVVLVTFLFLRNGRATAIPAVAAPVSLLATFGVMYLCGYSLDNLSLMALTVSTGFVVDDAIVVLENIVRRLEMGETPMRAALRGAREVGFTVVSISISLVAVFTPILFMGGLVGRLFREFSVVLTTAVLVSMVVSLTTTPMMSAVLLRPMAHEDAAAVQAARLGAGGLAGLWWRALARVGDFWGRLLSGMQRGYAATLPVVLRHPRLTICSLLVVIAANVWMYVVVPKGFFPQQDTGVIMGGIRTDQSSSFQASQAKLRKLIDVIKTDPAVQHVSGNINSGRGGGGGVFIALKPLSERKIDAMGVIARLRGRLAAEPGMQIFLQPAQDIMMGGRGARSQYQYTLQADNLDDLRSWGRKLQRAVAANHLFKDVDSDIEERGLETMVKVDRDALARYGLTMKDVDAALGNAFGQSQASTIYQDKNQYHVVLEYGPDWLSGADALEKVRLPGKNGLVPLLSVATVVPAFAPLSVAHQGQFAAVTISFNLAQGASLSQAQEALATIKAELGMPSTVVSGFQGTAKMFSDTAGNQVVLVLAALAALYIVLGMLYESLIHPLTILSTLPSAGGGALLALMACGMEFSVIALIGVLLLCGIVKKNAIMMIDFALEAARTRNLPPDKAIYEACLLRFRPIMMTTAAAILGAVPLALGHGDGAEIRQPLGVTIVGGLLVSQLLTLYTTPVVYLCLDRMSRRFNLWRKNRRRVARDRMRTAS from the coding sequence ATGAACCGCGACCGGGAAAATGCCGAAGCGTCTGTTCCGGCTGCGAATAATGGGCCGCAGGGCGAGGTGAATGCGCCAAACCTCGGTGCCGGGGGCAAGCCCTCTGTGACCAACCGCCTTCGGGCGCTGCGAGAGGCTGGCCGAAAGCACCGCTTTGGGCCACAGGTTTTGCCCGCCAGTCTTTCAGCCCCCTTCATCCGCAGGCCCGTGGCCACAACCTTGCTGACCCTCGCCCTTGCCCTTGCGGGCATTGTGGCTTTTGGACTTTTGCCCGTGGCCCCTTTGCCGCAGGTGGACTTTCCGGTGGTGGTGGTGCGTGCAAAGCTGCCCGGCGCAGGGCCGGAAACCATGGCCGCCACCGTTGCAACGCCGCTGGAGCGCTCGCTTGGGCGCATCGCTGGCGTGTCGGAGATGACATCCACCAGCTCGCTTTCCAGCACGGAAGTGGTGCTGCAGTTCGATCTTGACCGCAATATCGACGGCGCTGCCAGAGACGTGCAGTCGTCCATCAACGCTGCCCGCTCAAATCTGCCCACCATGCCCTCCAACCCCACCTACCGAAAGGTAAATCCGGCGGGCGCGCCTATCATGATTCTGGCGATCACGTCAGACGTACTGACCCGCACCCAGTTGTACGATGCGGCCTCTACCGTGCTGGCGCAAAAAATTTCGCAGCTGCCGGGCGTGGGCGAAGTTATTGTGGGCGGCGGCGCGCTGCCCGCAGTGCGCGTGGACGTGATACCCGACGCCCTCAACAGGGCGGGCCTGACCATGAGCGACGTGCGCACGGCTCTGGCCGCTGCCAATGCCTTCATGCCCAAGGGGCAGGTGGACAATGGCGGGCAGTACTGGCTGATCGGCGCAAGCGACCAGTTGCGCAAGGCAGACGACTACAGGTCGCTTATTGTTGCCCGCAGGGCAGACAAGGTCATACGCCTTTCTGATGTGGCAGAGATCATTGACGGGCCGGAAGACGTGCGCGCCATGGCTGTTTCAGACGGCAAACCTGCAGTGCTGCTGATCGTGTTTCGCTCGCCGGGGGCCAATATTATTGAAACGGTCGATCAGGTTAAGGAAATGCTGCCACAGTTGCGCTCGTGGCTGCCCGAAAGCGCTGATCTGGGCCAGAGGCTCGACCGCTCACTGACAATCCGCGCTTCTCTGCGTGAGGTAGAAAAAAGCTTGGCGCTTTCCATGGCGCTGGTGGTGCTGGTGACCTTTCTGTTTCTGCGCAACGGCAGGGCCACGGCCATCCCTGCTGTTGCTGCCCCCGTGTCGTTGCTGGCAACTTTTGGCGTCATGTATCTGTGCGGTTACAGCCTCGATAACCTTTCGCTCATGGCACTTACGGTTTCCACCGGTTTTGTGGTGGACGACGCCATCGTGGTGCTGGAAAATATCGTGCGTCGCCTTGAAATGGGCGAAACCCCCATGCGTGCCGCCCTGCGCGGCGCACGCGAAGTGGGCTTTACCGTGGTTTCCATTTCCATTTCACTGGTGGCAGTGTTTACGCCTATTCTTTTCATGGGCGGGCTGGTGGGGCGGCTGTTCCGTGAGTTTTCTGTAGTGCTCACCACGGCGGTGCTGGTTTCCATGGTGGTTTCGCTCACAACCACCCCCATGATGAGCGCTGTGCTCTTGCGCCCCATGGCGCATGAAGATGCCGCCGCAGTGCAGGCCGCCCGCTTGGGTGCGGGTGGGCTTGCTGGCTTGTGGTGGCGGGCGCTGGCCCGGGTGGGAGATTTTTGGGGGCGGCTGCTCTCTGGCATGCAGCGCGGTTATGCGGCCACCTTGCCCGTGGTGCTACGCCACCCGCGTCTGACCATCTGCTCGTTGCTGGTGGTGATTGCCGCCAATGTGTGGATGTATGTTGTTGTGCCAAAAGGATTTTTCCCGCAGCAGGATACGGGCGTCATCATGGGCGGCATCCGCACCGACCAGAGCTCCTCGTTTCAGGCTTCGCAGGCAAAGCTGCGCAAGCTGATTGATGTCATCAAGACCGACCCGGCCGTGCAGCACGTATCGGGCAATATCAACAGCGGGCGCGGTGGTGGCGGCGGTGTTTTTATCGCCCTTAAGCCCCTTTCAGAACGCAAAATAGACGCCATGGGTGTTATTGCGCGGTTGCGCGGCAGGCTGGCCGCGGAACCGGGCATGCAGATTTTTTTGCAGCCAGCGCAGGATATCATGATGGGCGGGCGCGGCGCTCGCTCGCAGTACCAGTACACACTGCAGGCGGACAACCTGGACGATCTGCGCTCGTGGGGCCGCAAACTGCAAAGGGCAGTGGCCGCCAACCACCTGTTCAAGGATGTGGACAGCGATATTGAAGAGCGTGGCCTTGAAACCATGGTGAAGGTAGACCGCGACGCTCTGGCCCGCTACGGCCTGACCATGAAGGACGTGGATGCCGCCTTGGGCAATGCCTTTGGGCAAAGCCAGGCCTCGACCATCTATCAGGATAAAAACCAGTACCATGTGGTACTTGAATACGGGCCAGACTGGCTGTCCGGGGCCGATGCGCTTGAGAAGGTGCGCCTGCCCGGCAAAAACGGCCTTGTGCCACTGCTCAGCGTCGCCACTGTGGTGCCCGCCTTTGCGCCCCTTTCGGTAGCGCACCAGGGGCAGTTTGCCGCCGTGACCATTTCGTTCAACCTCGCACAGGGGGCCTCTCTTTCCCAGGCGCAGGAGGCGCTGGCGACCATCAAGGCCGAGCTGGGCATGCCCTCTACCGTGGTGAGCGGCTTTCAGGGCACGGCCAAGATGTTCAGTGATACGGCGGGCAATCAGGTGGTGCTGGTACTGGCCGCCCTGGCCGCCCTGTATATCGTGCTGGGCATGCTTTACGAAAGCCTTATCCATCCGCTTACGATTCTTTCAACACTGCCTTCCGCTGGCGGTGGAGCCTTGCTGGCCCTGATGGCCTGCGGCATGGAGTTCAGCGTCATCGCTCTTATTGGTGTGCTGCTTTTGTGCGGCATTGTTAAAAAGAACGCCATCATGATGATAGATTTTGCCCTGGAGGCCGCGCGCACCCGCAATCTGCCGCCGGACAAGGCCATTTATGAAGCCTGTCTGCTGCGTTTCAGGCCCATCATGATGACCACGGCTGCGGCCATTCTGGGCGCGGTGCCGCTGGCGCTGGGGCATGGCGACGGCGCAGAGATCCGCCAGCCCCTTGGCGTTACCATTGTGGGCGGACTGTTGGTAAGCCAGCTGCTGACCCTCTACACAACGCCCGTTGTCTACCTGTGCCTTGACCGTATGAGCCGCCGTTTCAATCTTTGGCGCAAGAACCGGCGGCGTGTAGCAAGGGACAGAATGCGTACAGCCTCATAA